One genomic segment of Bacteroides caccae includes these proteins:
- a CDS encoding DUF4738 domain-containing protein, which yields MKKLIYLLLLPLVVAVTACGGKVNSKKESVLATQDSVDARGIQRMQTSKSEIDIKFKGKDYRSFVSRTPDESLPHVTNEMGDTYMDNKIVLRLTRGGESVFNKTFTKNDFSSVVDADFLAKSVLEGIVYDKTTPQGIVYAASVCYPQTDLYVPLSITITADGKMSIQKVDMLEDAYEEETPD from the coding sequence ATGAAAAAGCTTATTTATCTGCTTTTGTTGCCGCTGGTTGTGGCTGTGACTGCTTGTGGCGGTAAAGTAAACTCGAAAAAGGAGTCGGTATTGGCAACGCAGGATAGCGTAGACGCCCGTGGAATACAACGGATGCAGACTTCTAAAAGTGAAATAGACATCAAATTCAAAGGGAAGGATTATCGTTCTTTCGTTTCCCGTACACCGGACGAGAGCCTGCCTCATGTTACCAATGAAATGGGGGATACGTATATGGATAATAAAATCGTGCTGCGTCTGACGCGCGGTGGTGAATCAGTGTTCAACAAGACCTTCACCAAGAATGATTTTTCTTCGGTAGTGGATGCCGACTTCCTGGCAAAGTCCGTGCTCGAAGGAATCGTATATGATAAAACAACTCCGCAAGGCATTGTATATGCAGCGAGTGTTTGCTATCCGCAGACGGATTTGTATGTCCCGCTTTCCATAACGATAACCGCCGACGGAAAGATGAGTATTCAGAAAGTTGATATGCTGGAAGACGCGTATGAAGAAGAAACACCCGATTAA
- a CDS encoding PepSY-like domain-containing protein — protein sequence MKKILSLLVLAIVAVQFSWAADVITKDMNQLPLPARNFINRHFTKPEVSHIKIDKEMLEATKYEVLLTDGTEIEFDSKGNWEEVSARKGQVIPASIVPNFAVDYLKAHNFAAEGVTKVERDRKGYEVELSTGVSFKFDKKGKFVKADD from the coding sequence ATGAAGAAAATTCTATCTTTACTCGTGTTGGCTATTGTTGCCGTACAGTTTTCATGGGCTGCTGATGTGATAACTAAAGACATGAATCAGTTACCGCTTCCGGCACGCAATTTTATTAACCGTCATTTTACTAAACCCGAAGTGTCTCATATCAAGATTGATAAGGAAATGCTGGAGGCTACCAAATATGAGGTGTTACTGACAGACGGTACGGAAATAGAATTCGACAGCAAGGGAAACTGGGAAGAAGTAAGTGCCCGAAAAGGACAGGTGATTCCTGCAAGTATTGTTCCGAACTTTGCCGTTGATTATCTGAAAGCACATAATTTTGCTGCTGAAGGAGTGACGAAAGTGGAGCGTGACCGTAAGGGATATGAAGTTGAATTGTCCACAGGCGTCTCTTTCAAGTTTGACAAGAAAGGGAAGTTTGTTAAAGCGGACGATTAA
- a CDS encoding PepSY-like domain-containing protein has translation MLRFKFGAWAVVLMLAALSFGACSDEDDDPAFNPPSNITEALKQLYPAAQNIEWEMKDVYYVADCWVADDELEVWFDGNANWLMTENELESIDSLVPAVYTAFNNTKYSSWVVTDVYVLVYPQNPTESVIQVKQGSRRYSLVFSQDGGLLHEKDISNGDDTIWPPAE, from the coding sequence ATGTTGAGATTTAAGTTTGGCGCCTGGGCGGTGGTTCTGATGTTGGCTGCCCTTTCATTCGGCGCCTGTTCCGATGAAGATGATGATCCGGCTTTCAATCCGCCTTCCAATATTACGGAAGCCTTGAAACAATTATATCCGGCAGCTCAGAATATAGAATGGGAAATGAAAGATGTGTATTATGTGGCCGATTGCTGGGTGGCCGATGACGAACTGGAAGTCTGGTTTGACGGGAATGCGAATTGGCTGATGACAGAAAATGAACTGGAAAGTATAGATAGTTTAGTTCCGGCTGTATATACTGCTTTCAATAATACCAAATATAGTTCTTGGGTGGTGACCGATGTCTATGTACTCGTTTATCCGCAGAATCCTACGGAATCTGTCATTCAGGTGAAGCAGGGAAGCCGGCGCTATTCACTGGTTTTCTCGCAGGATGGTGGATTGCTGCACGAAAAGGATATCAGTAACGGGGATGATACGATTTGGCCTCCGGCAGAATAA
- a CDS encoding L-serine ammonia-lyase, translated as MKSIKELYRIGTGPSSSHTMGPRKAAEMFVERHPDAASFKVTLYGSLAATGKGHMTDVAIIDTLKTTAPVEIIWQPKVFLPFHPNGMTFAAFDANNKIQENWTVYSIGGGALAENNSNPTIESPEVYGMNSMTEILEWCERTGKSYWEYVKECENEDIWDYLAEVWDTMKEAIHRGLEAEGVLPGPLNLRRKASTYYIRATGYKQSLQSRGLVFSYALAVSEENASGGKIVTAPTCGSCGVMPAVLYHLQKSRDFSDMRILRALATAGLIGNIVKFNASISGAEVGCQGEVGVACAMASAAANQLFGGSPAQIEYAAEMGLEHHLGMTCDPVCGLVQIPCIERNAYAAARALDANLYSAFTDGMHRVSFDKVVQVMKQTGHDLPSLYKETSEGGLAKDYQQM; from the coding sequence ATGAAATCAATTAAAGAGCTATATCGAATCGGTACTGGTCCTTCCAGTAGTCACACAATGGGTCCACGCAAAGCTGCAGAAATGTTCGTAGAACGTCATCCGGATGCAGCCTCTTTCAAAGTAACACTCTATGGAAGTCTCGCCGCTACCGGAAAAGGGCACATGACGGATGTAGCCATTATAGACACACTCAAAACTACCGCCCCGGTAGAAATCATCTGGCAACCGAAAGTCTTTCTTCCTTTCCACCCGAACGGAATGACATTTGCCGCTTTCGACGCTAACAACAAGATTCAGGAGAATTGGACAGTTTATAGTATCGGCGGAGGCGCACTAGCTGAAAACAACAGCAATCCGACAATTGAAAGTCCTGAAGTATATGGGATGAACAGTATGACGGAAATTCTGGAATGGTGCGAACGTACCGGAAAGAGTTACTGGGAATATGTGAAAGAGTGCGAGAATGAAGATATCTGGGATTACCTCGCTGAAGTATGGGATACAATGAAAGAAGCCATTCACCGCGGACTGGAAGCGGAAGGAGTGCTCCCCGGCCCATTGAACCTGCGACGGAAAGCTTCTACCTATTATATACGTGCTACCGGATACAAACAGTCCCTTCAATCGAGAGGACTCGTATTCTCTTATGCACTGGCGGTAAGCGAGGAGAACGCTTCGGGGGGAAAGATAGTAACTGCCCCCACCTGTGGTTCCTGCGGTGTCATGCCTGCCGTACTTTATCACCTGCAAAAGAGCCGTGATTTTAGTGATATGCGTATTTTGCGTGCATTGGCTACTGCCGGACTGATCGGAAACATCGTCAAATTCAATGCGTCTATCTCCGGTGCGGAAGTAGGTTGCCAAGGTGAAGTAGGCGTTGCCTGTGCCATGGCATCGGCAGCAGCCAACCAATTATTCGGAGGTAGTCCGGCACAAATTGAATATGCAGCAGAAATGGGATTGGAACATCACTTGGGTATGACTTGCGACCCTGTATGCGGATTGGTACAGATTCCCTGCATCGAACGGAATGCCTACGCTGCCGCCCGCGCACTTGACGCAAATCTTTATTCCGCCTTTACGGACGGTATGCATCGTGTCTCTTTCGACAAGGTAGTGCAAGTGATGAAACAAACCGGACATGACCTTCCCTCACTCTACAAAGAGACGAGTGAAGGAGGATTGGCCAAAGATTACCAGCAAATGTAA
- the corA gene encoding magnesium/cobalt transporter CorA, producing the protein MKNNLLSEKLIYTGDSLTPTHIHLCTYNATEMQESSGDTFQSVKATLDSARINWLQVHGLKDTETIREICAHFEIDFLVLQDILNADHPTKIEEHDKYIVLILKLFYPNTHKEENELDELLQQQVCVILGSNYVLTFLEQETDFFDDINAALRNDVLKIRSRQTDYLLSVLLNSIMTNYISTISSIDDALEDLEEELLTITDENDIGIQIQSLRRQYMLMKKSILPLKEQYVKLLRAENLLIHKVNRAFFNDVNDHLQFVLQTIEICRETLSSLVDLYISNNDLRMNDIMKRLTIVSTIFIPLTFLVGVWGMNYKWMPELDWRYGYLFAWILMGVIGIVVYLYFRKKKWY; encoded by the coding sequence ATGAAAAATAACCTATTAAGCGAAAAGCTCATTTACACAGGGGACAGCCTTACTCCTACCCACATTCATCTCTGCACCTACAATGCCACTGAGATGCAGGAAAGCTCCGGCGACACCTTCCAATCCGTCAAAGCAACATTAGACAGTGCGCGAATCAACTGGTTGCAAGTGCACGGTTTAAAAGATACGGAAACAATCCGCGAGATTTGCGCTCATTTTGAAATAGACTTCCTTGTTTTGCAGGATATCCTGAACGCAGACCACCCGACTAAAATCGAAGAACATGATAAATATATCGTTCTCATCCTGAAATTATTCTATCCCAACACCCATAAGGAGGAAAACGAACTGGACGAACTGCTCCAACAGCAAGTCTGTGTCATTCTGGGAAGCAACTATGTGCTGACCTTTCTCGAACAGGAAACCGACTTCTTCGATGATATTAACGCTGCCTTACGCAATGATGTACTGAAAATACGTAGCCGTCAGACGGATTATTTGCTCAGTGTACTGCTGAACAGTATAATGACCAATTACATCTCAACAATTTCTTCTATCGACGATGCCCTCGAAGATCTTGAAGAGGAGTTGCTGACTATCACCGACGAAAATGATATAGGTATCCAGATCCAGTCACTCCGGCGTCAATATATGCTGATGAAGAAATCCATTCTCCCCCTAAAGGAACAATACGTAAAACTGTTACGGGCGGAAAACCTGCTTATCCATAAAGTAAACCGTGCGTTCTTCAATGACGTGAATGACCATTTACAATTCGTTCTCCAGACTATTGAAATCTGCCGTGAAACGCTTTCTTCATTAGTCGATCTATATATATCGAACAATGACTTACGCATGAACGACATCATGAAACGTCTGACCATTGTATCCACTATCTTCATCCCTCTCACCTTTTTAGTCGGAGTATGGGGAATGAATTACAAATGGATGCCGGAGCTTGATTGGCGATACGGATATTTATTTGCATGGATTTTAATGGGAGTTATCGGTATTGTTGTATATTTGTATTTTAGAAAAAAGAAATGGTATTAA
- a CDS encoding endonuclease MutS2 has product MIYPQNFEQKIGFDQIRQLLKDKCLSTLGEEKVSDMGFSEQYEVVEENLNQVTEFVRIIQEEDGFPDQFFFDVRPSLKRVRIEGMYLDEQELFDLRRSLETIRDIVRFLHRNNEDEEESDSPYPSLKRLAGDIAVFPQLIGKIDGILNKYGKIKDNASTELARIRRELANTMGSISRSLNSILRSAQSEGYVDKDVAPTMRDGRLVIPVAPGLKRKIKGIVHDESASGKTVFIEPAEVVEANNRVRELEGDERREIIRILTEFSNVLRPSIPEILQSYEFLAEIDFIRAKSYFAIQTNSLKPAIENEQLLDWTMAVHPLLQLSLAKHGKKVVPLDIELNKKQRILIISGPNAGGKSVCLKTVGLLQYMLQCGMLIPMHERSHAGIFSSIFIDIGDEQSIEDDLSTYSSHLTNMKIMMKSCNERSLILIDEFGGGTEPQIGGAIAEAVLKRFNQKRTFGVITTHYQNLKHFAEDHEGVVNGAMLYDRHLMQALFQLQIGNPGSSFAVEIARKIGLPEDVIADASEIVGSEYINADKYLQDIVRDKRYWEGKRQTIRQREKHMEETIARYQTEMEELQKSRKEIIRQAKEEAERMLQESNARIENTIRTIKEAQAEKEKTRMARQELTDFRTSLDALASKEQEEKMARKMEKLKEKQERKKNKKNEQKAASSSTTATPKVAPISVGENVKIKGQTSVGQVMEISGKNAIVAFGSIKTTVKLDRLERSNAAPKTESMAKSTFVSSQTHDQMYEKKLSFKQDIDVRGMRGDEALQAVTYFIDDAILVGMDRVRILHGTGTGILRTLIRQYLSTVPSIRHYADEHVQFGGAGITVVDFD; this is encoded by the coding sequence ATGATATACCCTCAAAATTTTGAGCAAAAGATAGGATTCGACCAGATAAGGCAGTTACTGAAAGACAAGTGTCTTAGCACTTTAGGCGAAGAAAAAGTTTCAGACATGGGCTTTTCCGAACAATATGAAGTAGTAGAAGAGAATTTAAACCAGGTAACCGAGTTTGTTCGCATCATTCAAGAAGAGGACGGATTTCCCGACCAATTTTTTTTCGATGTCCGCCCTTCACTGAAACGGGTACGGATAGAAGGGATGTATCTGGACGAACAGGAATTATTCGACTTGCGCCGTTCACTAGAGACCATTCGTGATATCGTCCGTTTCCTGCATCGGAACAATGAAGACGAAGAAGAAAGTGATAGCCCCTACCCCAGTCTGAAACGACTGGCGGGAGACATTGCCGTATTCCCCCAATTGATTGGAAAAATAGACGGTATCCTCAATAAATATGGAAAGATAAAAGATAATGCTTCTACAGAACTGGCTCGTATCCGCAGGGAATTAGCCAATACAATGGGAAGTATTTCCCGCTCGTTGAACAGCATTCTGCGCAGCGCGCAATCCGAAGGATATGTAGATAAGGACGTAGCCCCTACCATGCGCGACGGTCGCCTGGTTATCCCTGTCGCTCCGGGACTCAAACGTAAGATTAAAGGAATCGTCCACGATGAATCGGCAAGCGGAAAAACCGTATTTATCGAACCGGCGGAGGTTGTAGAAGCAAACAACCGCGTCCGCGAACTCGAAGGAGACGAAAGACGGGAAATTATCCGTATCCTGACGGAATTCTCCAATGTGTTGCGCCCGTCTATTCCGGAGATACTCCAGTCGTATGAATTTTTGGCAGAAATTGATTTTATCCGTGCGAAAAGTTATTTCGCCATACAGACCAACAGTCTGAAACCCGCCATAGAAAATGAACAGTTACTGGACTGGACTATGGCCGTACATCCCTTGTTACAACTGTCGCTAGCCAAGCATGGGAAAAAGGTCGTACCTTTGGACATAGAATTAAACAAGAAACAGCGTATTCTCATTATCTCCGGTCCGAATGCCGGAGGTAAATCAGTCTGTCTGAAAACGGTAGGCTTATTGCAATATATGTTACAATGCGGCATGTTGATTCCGATGCACGAACGCAGTCATGCAGGTATATTCAGCAGCATTTTCATAGATATCGGTGATGAACAGTCTATCGAAGACGATTTGAGTACCTACTCCTCTCACCTCACCAATATGAAGATAATGATGAAAAGTTGCAATGAACGTAGCCTCATCCTGATTGATGAGTTCGGAGGAGGTACGGAGCCGCAGATTGGAGGTGCCATTGCCGAAGCTGTACTGAAACGTTTCAACCAGAAAAGGACTTTCGGAGTGATTACCACCCACTACCAGAATCTGAAGCATTTTGCAGAAGACCATGAAGGCGTAGTCAACGGCGCCATGCTTTACGACCGCCATTTAATGCAGGCACTCTTCCAATTGCAGATCGGTAACCCGGGAAGCTCCTTTGCTGTAGAGATCGCACGGAAAATCGGATTGCCGGAAGATGTAATCGCTGACGCCTCGGAAATTGTAGGGAGCGAGTACATCAATGCCGACAAATATCTTCAGGATATCGTACGCGACAAACGTTACTGGGAAGGGAAACGCCAAACGATCCGCCAACGGGAGAAGCACATGGAAGAAACGATCGCCCGCTATCAGACTGAAATGGAAGAACTGCAAAAATCACGGAAAGAGATTATCCGGCAGGCTAAAGAGGAAGCGGAACGAATGTTACAGGAATCGAATGCCCGTATTGAAAATACGATCCGTACCATTAAAGAGGCACAGGCAGAAAAAGAAAAGACCCGCATGGCCCGTCAGGAGCTGACTGACTTTCGTACTTCTTTGGATGCATTGGCTTCCAAGGAACAAGAAGAAAAAATGGCTCGGAAAATGGAGAAACTGAAAGAGAAACAGGAACGGAAGAAGAATAAAAAGAACGAGCAGAAAGCGGCAAGTTCCTCAACAACCGCTACTCCTAAAGTGGCTCCTATCTCCGTTGGCGAAAATGTAAAAATTAAAGGTCAGACCAGCGTCGGGCAGGTAATGGAAATCAGTGGCAAGAATGCAATCGTCGCCTTCGGAAGTATCAAGACAACCGTCAAGTTGGACCGTCTCGAACGCTCCAACGCGGCCCCCAAGACGGAAAGCATGGCCAAAAGTACCTTTGTCAGCAGCCAGACACATGACCAGATGTACGAAAAGAAACTTAGTTTCAAACAAGATATCGATGTGCGTGGGATGCGCGGAGACGAAGCATTGCAAGCAGTCACTTATTTTATTGACGATGCTATATTGGTCGGCATGGACCGTGTACGTATTCTTCACGGAACAGGAACAGGAATCCTTCGTACACTCATCCGCCAATATCTGTCCACCGTACCGAGTATCCGCCATTATGCCGACGAGCATGTGCAGTTCGGAGGTGCCGGAATCACAGTAGTAGATTTTGATTGA